ACTAGTAGTAAGTAACAAACAAACCCTAGAATTTAATCAAAAACCCTAACAATTCATTTCTTGACTTTCCTTGCCTGGACTTTCCTCGCCGGAGACTTTACAGTCTTTGGCTTCTTCGCCGCTACCTTCTTCGCCTTCGCCGCCGGTGCAGCTTTCTTTCCTGGCGAAGTTCGTGACAGTGTTTTCGCAACTTTAGCTGGCTTAGCAGCAGGCTTAGGCTTCGGAGCGACCTTCTTAACCTTTTCTGCCGCCTTACGCTTGGCTGGAGCGACGGCCTTTGGTTTCGCGACGACCTTCGATTTAGCGGCTGCCTTTGGCTTCGCAACGACCTTTGGCTTAGGTTTCACAGCAGTTTTAGCCTTCGGTTTAGCGACGGCGGCCTTCTTTACGCTTACAGCCGCCTTGAGTTTAGAGCTTGCTGGCTTCTTGGCGACAACTGGCGCTGCTGCAGCTTTCGAGCGCGCTGATGGAAGTTTGTAGGAGTTCTTGACCTTAACGAGTTTATCAGCGGCGACTAGCTTCTTCAGATGAACGAGCAAGAGCTTCCTGAAATTGGACGGCAATTGTTTGTGCTTCTCTTCGCTGAATTTCGTAATGGCGTACTGACTCGAGCCGGTCCTCTCCTTCAGCGACACAATCGCTTCGCTAATCATCTGTagaacaatttcaaaattcgaTCAGATCAGAACGTAGAAATAGAATAAACAAACATTATCGATCAACACAGAGATCAATTTCTCATACCTCAAAGAAAGGAGGATGAGTCGGCGAAGATCTGGTCCTCTTCGCACCAGATGGTTTCTTAGCCTTCGAAGCTTTAGAAGCCGCAGCTTTCTTCGACTTCGAATCGTTCTCCGCTGGCTGCGCCACGACAGCCACGGTGGCGGGAGCATCGGAGGAGGCAACAGGATCAGCGGCGGAAGACATTATTGGAATCGATAAATAGCTTGAACTCGAAACGTTAGCTAAAGAGCGAGAGAAAGAGGAATcgattttagagagagaaaactcgaTGAGGAGAGAGATGGTTGATTgaatacaaaatttgaaattcatcgTCTAATTTTCTTTCACTATCTTAACTACCTTCTCGATCGTTCGAGTGgtctaaaaattgaaaatttttatcaaCGTTAgatgtgaatttttttaactcaaacTCTATCAAAGTTGCACACGTTAATAGTGGATAATATTTAGTA
This genomic interval from Cucurbita pepo subsp. pepo cultivar mu-cu-16 unplaced genomic scaffold, ASM280686v2 Cp4.1_scaffold000430, whole genome shotgun sequence contains the following:
- the LOC111785278 gene encoding histone H1-like, which gives rise to MSSAADPVASSDAPATVAVVAQPAENDSKSKKAAASKASKAKKPSGAKRTRSSPTHPPFFEMISEAIVSLKERTGSSQYAITKFSEEKHKQLPSNFRKLLLVHLKKLVAADKLVKVKNSYKLPSARSKAAAAPVVAKKPASSKLKAAVSVKKAAVAKPKAKTAVKPKPKVVAKPKAAAKSKVVAKPKAVAPAKRKAAEKVKKVAPKPKPAAKPAKVAKTLSRTSPGKKAAPAAKAKKVAAKKPKTVKSPARKVQARKVKK